Proteins encoded by one window of Candidatus Methylomirabilota bacterium:
- a CDS encoding ABC transporter ATP-binding protein: protein MAILHDVTFIVTPGELVAVIGPNGAGKSTAFKVIVGFLKPTEGRVLFDGDDITGLRPDQVLRRGLAYVPQGRIVFPQMTVLENLEMGAYIERDARKIRDSLDQVYALFPVLAERRQQKAGTMSGGEQQMVAIGRALMTHPKLVLLDEPSLGLSPKYVALIFEKLVEMKKSGYTLMVVEQNAAKALSVADRGYVLELGHNRFDGAGQTLLVDPEVKRLYLGG from the coding sequence ATGGCGATTCTCCACGACGTCACGTTCATCGTGACGCCGGGCGAGCTCGTGGCGGTGATCGGCCCCAACGGGGCCGGCAAGTCCACCGCGTTCAAGGTCATCGTCGGCTTCCTCAAGCCGACCGAGGGCCGGGTGCTCTTCGACGGCGACGACATCACCGGGCTCCGCCCGGACCAGGTGCTGCGCCGGGGGCTCGCCTACGTGCCCCAGGGGCGAATCGTCTTCCCCCAGATGACGGTGCTGGAAAACCTCGAGATGGGGGCTTACATCGAGCGTGACGCCCGGAAGATCCGCGACTCGCTGGACCAGGTCTACGCGCTCTTCCCGGTGCTGGCCGAGCGGCGCCAGCAGAAGGCCGGCACCATGTCGGGCGGCGAGCAGCAGATGGTGGCAATCGGCCGGGCCCTCATGACCCACCCCAAGCTGGTGCTCCTGGACGAGCCCTCGCTGGGGCTTTCCCCGAAATACGTCGCCCTCATCTTCGAGAAGCTCGTGGAGATGAAGAAGAGCGGGTACACGCTCATGGTCGTGGAGCAGAACGCGGCCAAGGCCCTCTCGGTGGCCGACCGGGGCTATGTCCTGGAGCTCGGCCACAACCGGTTCGACGGCGCGGGGCAGACGCTGCTGGTCGACCCCGAGGTCAAGCGCCTTTACCTCGGCGGGTGA